A genomic region of Limnohabitans curvus contains the following coding sequences:
- a CDS encoding energy transducer TonB gives MLSRFSWTRWTTLQKALFISFAFHGALLTLRIAAPERFDRLFSDTPLDVILVNTRAKADAPDKAQALAQTQLSGGGELKSGRAASPLPTAANTSVGDMTESMQRQVAAMRKEQSLLLAQVKNLLAQLPPPQPQKSKAEQDAVEQKRRQLLKLLAEIEERINQDNARPRKHYVSPATKQVAYALYYDGLRRKIEDRGTRYFPATNSGQKLYGELTMIITVNTDGRVLATEVVQGSGQADLDRRAQAIATAAGPFGEFTEEMRRQADQLAVVSRFIFSRDNTLQTRGGETAK, from the coding sequence ATGCTCTCGCGTTTCTCTTGGACCCGTTGGACCACGCTGCAAAAAGCGTTGTTCATTTCGTTCGCATTCCATGGTGCATTGCTGACACTACGCATTGCCGCACCTGAGCGGTTTGACCGCTTGTTCAGCGACACACCGCTGGACGTGATTTTGGTCAACACCCGCGCCAAAGCCGATGCACCCGACAAAGCGCAAGCCTTGGCACAAACTCAGTTGTCAGGCGGTGGCGAACTCAAGAGTGGCCGCGCCGCATCCCCCTTGCCCACCGCGGCCAACACGTCTGTGGGCGACATGACCGAGTCCATGCAGCGCCAAGTCGCCGCCATGCGCAAAGAACAATCGCTGCTGTTGGCGCAAGTGAAAAACTTGCTCGCCCAACTGCCGCCGCCACAACCGCAAAAATCAAAAGCAGAGCAAGACGCGGTTGAGCAAAAACGTCGTCAACTGCTCAAACTCTTGGCCGAGATTGAAGAACGCATCAACCAAGACAACGCACGCCCACGCAAACACTATGTGAGCCCCGCCACCAAACAAGTGGCCTACGCGCTGTATTACGACGGCCTGCGCCGCAAGATTGAAGACCGTGGCACGCGCTACTTCCCTGCCACGAACAGCGGGCAAAAGCTCTATGGCGAATTGACCATGATCATCACCGTCAACACTGATGGCCGCGTGCTCGCCACCGAAGTGGTGCAGGGCTCGGGGCAAGCCGACTTGGACCGCCGCGCACAGGCCATTGCCACCGCAGCAGGCCCGTTCGGTGAATTCACCGAAGAGATGCGCCGCCAAGCAGACCAACTGGCGGTAGTTTCGCGCTTCATCTTCAGCCGTGACAACACGCTGCAAACACGTGGCGGCGAAACTGCCAAGTAA
- a CDS encoding ribonuclease catalytic domain-containing protein: MYALFEEAGKFQTGRILSEAESSAQIELESGKRVKVKAAHLLLKFEKPSPADLMRDAQALSATIELDLAWEFAPEDEFGFADLAREYFSAQATLTEQTAALLRLFDAPHYFRRAGKGRFKKASAEVIAQALAGIEKKKQIQAQIESWAAELGQGACPAPIQTQLYKILFRPDKNAPEYKAVVEAARATQTAPLALLQKAGAITSAYQFHWQRFLFDNFPKGTNFPALQAPNIADELPLANVQAYSIDDSHTTEIDDALSVQGLGTGTVTLGIHIAAPALALKPGDAIDQLGRNRLSTVYMPGYKITMLPDDVVQTYTLQEGRDCPAVSLYATFDEATLALQNTETRVERVPIAANLRHDQLDAIVTEAWLNDASFTHAAGTVEPAMPRTELAFLFRLAQHLKAQREVVRGKPENFNRPDYNFRLVGNNGATPTGNEQVHISIRQRGAPLDLMVAEAMILANSTWGNWMAELGVPGIYRSQASLLPGVKVRMGTKALPHAGIGVPSYAWSTSPLRRYTDLVNQWQIIACAKHGSTAALAAPFKPKDAELFSIISAFDGAYGAYNAYQNGMERFWTLQYLKQNNITELSATVFKAFPGQPPMARADDLPLVLPVFGGGDLPRGAHVQLRLSEIDDISLDISGHLLHLLEADAPSSAEEAEMTDDEDDSAAGPIALAMDVNEATTSEVNAA; this comes from the coding sequence ATGTACGCATTGTTTGAAGAAGCTGGAAAATTCCAGACGGGTCGCATCCTCTCCGAAGCCGAGAGCTCGGCCCAAATCGAGCTGGAATCCGGCAAACGGGTCAAGGTCAAGGCCGCCCATTTACTGCTCAAGTTTGAGAAGCCCTCTCCCGCCGACCTGATGCGCGACGCACAGGCTTTGAGCGCCACCATTGAGCTCGACCTCGCTTGGGAATTCGCCCCCGAAGACGAGTTTGGTTTTGCCGACCTCGCCCGCGAATACTTCAGCGCACAAGCCACCCTGACTGAGCAAACCGCTGCGCTGCTTCGCCTGTTTGATGCGCCGCATTACTTTCGCCGCGCCGGCAAAGGCCGCTTCAAGAAGGCCTCTGCCGAAGTGATTGCCCAAGCCTTGGCGGGCATCGAAAAGAAAAAACAAATCCAAGCGCAAATTGAAAGCTGGGCAGCCGAGTTGGGCCAAGGCGCTTGCCCCGCGCCCATTCAAACGCAGCTCTACAAAATCTTGTTCAGGCCCGACAAGAATGCACCTGAATACAAAGCCGTGGTCGAAGCCGCACGTGCCACACAAACCGCGCCGCTGGCTTTGCTGCAAAAAGCAGGCGCCATCACCTCGGCTTACCAATTCCATTGGCAACGCTTTTTGTTTGACAACTTTCCCAAGGGCACCAACTTCCCTGCGCTGCAAGCACCCAACATTGCCGACGAATTGCCGCTGGCCAACGTGCAGGCCTATTCGATTGACGACTCGCACACCACCGAGATTGACGATGCCTTGTCTGTGCAAGGCTTGGGCACTGGCACGGTCACACTCGGCATTCACATCGCCGCACCTGCGCTAGCTTTGAAGCCGGGCGATGCGATTGACCAACTGGGCCGCAACCGCTTGTCCACCGTGTACATGCCGGGCTACAAAATCACCATGTTGCCCGACGACGTGGTGCAAACCTACACCTTGCAAGAAGGCCGCGACTGCCCCGCCGTGTCGCTGTACGCCACGTTCGACGAGGCCACGCTGGCCTTGCAAAACACCGAAACACGCGTGGAGCGTGTGCCGATTGCTGCCAACTTGCGCCACGACCAGCTCGATGCCATCGTCACCGAAGCTTGGTTGAATGACGCCAGCTTCACGCACGCTGCAGGCACCGTCGAGCCTGCCATGCCACGCACGGAACTGGCTTTTCTGTTCCGCTTGGCGCAGCACCTCAAAGCCCAACGTGAAGTGGTGCGCGGCAAGCCCGAAAACTTCAACCGCCCTGACTACAACTTCCGCCTCGTAGGCAACAACGGCGCAACGCCCACAGGCAACGAGCAAGTGCACATCAGCATCCGCCAGCGCGGCGCACCGCTCGACTTGATGGTGGCCGAAGCCATGATTTTGGCCAACAGCACCTGGGGCAATTGGATGGCCGAGCTGGGCGTGCCCGGCATCTACCGCAGCCAAGCCAGCTTGTTGCCCGGCGTCAAAGTACGCATGGGCACCAAGGCGTTGCCACACGCTGGCATTGGCGTGCCCAGCTATGCGTGGAGCACCTCGCCCCTACGCCGCTACACCGACCTCGTCAACCAATGGCAAATCATTGCGTGCGCCAAACACGGCAGCACGGCGGCTTTGGCTGCGCCGTTCAAACCGAAAGACGCCGAGCTGTTCTCCATCATCTCTGCATTTGATGGCGCCTATGGCGCGTACAACGCCTACCAAAACGGCATGGAGCGTTTTTGGACGCTGCAGTATTTGAAGCAGAACAACATCACCGAACTCAGCGCCACCGTGTTCAAAGCCTTCCCTGGCCAGCCGCCCATGGCGCGTGCCGATGACCTGCCTTTGGTCTTGCCCGTGTTCGGTGGCGGCGATTTGCCACGCGGCGCTCACGTGCAACTGCGCTTGAGCGAGATTGACGACATCAGCCTCGACATCAGCGGCCACCTGCTGCACCTGCTGGAAGCAGATGCACCATCGAGTGCCGAAGAAGCAGAGATGACGGACGACGAAGACGACAGCGCCGCAGGTCCGATTGCCTTGGCGATGGATGTGAATGAGGCAACCACATCGGAGGTCAATGCAGCGTGA
- a CDS encoding YqiA/YcfP family alpha/beta fold hydrolase produces MPLKNIPRDIPQPTTHVLYLHGFRSSPQSTKAQQMTKVMAEQYPHITWWCPQLPPSPQAAVALIHQGTADWPAHRMAVMGSSLGGFYATWLAVQRGCKAVLLNPAIDPARDLATYIGEQTAWHDPTERFYFAPEFVDELRVLEVGPLPHPERVWALIAKGDEVLDWHEMTVRYPGSQQVVMEGGDHAISNFESYLPQVLAFLDLQPGV; encoded by the coding sequence ATGCCCCTGAAAAATATCCCGCGAGACATCCCACAGCCCACCACTCACGTGTTGTATTTGCACGGGTTTCGCTCCTCGCCGCAGTCCACCAAAGCTCAACAAATGACCAAAGTCATGGCCGAGCAGTACCCACATATCACCTGGTGGTGCCCGCAGCTGCCACCATCCCCCCAAGCAGCGGTGGCCTTGATCCATCAAGGCACAGCCGATTGGCCTGCACACCGCATGGCAGTGATGGGGTCGTCACTCGGCGGGTTCTACGCCACATGGCTGGCCGTCCAACGCGGCTGCAAAGCGGTGTTACTCAACCCCGCCATTGACCCCGCCCGCGACTTGGCGACATACATCGGGGAGCAAACGGCATGGCACGACCCCACTGAACGTTTTTACTTTGCGCCTGAATTTGTAGACGAATTGCGCGTCCTAGAAGTCGGCCCCCTGCCCCACCCCGAGCGCGTTTGGGCCCTCATTGCCAAAGGCGACGAAGTGCTGGATTGGCACGAAATGACAGTCCGTTACCCAGGCTCGCAGCAAGTGGTCATGGAAGGCGGCGACCACGCCATCAGCAACTTCGAAAGCTACCTGCCACAAGTGCTGGCATTTCTAGATTTACAGCCGGGCGTTTAA
- the rodA gene encoding rod shape-determining protein RodA: protein MSTVIHKPSPFQRLMPLLKGFDGPLAFGIFLLACAGLLTMYSSGFANGARFFDHGRNMLIAGFIMFVVAQIPPQRLMAFAVPLYTVGVALLVAVALFGLTKKGARRWLNVGVVIQPSEIMKIAMPLMLAWWFQKREGQLRPLDFLVAGLLLIVPVALIVRQPDLGTAILVLSAGMAVIFFAGLSWWLIVPPILMGVVGVGLVVFFEPTLCADGFRWPILHDYQQQRICTLLDPSRDPLGKGFHIIQGMIAIGSGGFWGKGFMQGTQTHLDFIPERTTDFVFAAFGEEFGLIGNLMLIAAFIFLILRGLAIAVEGPTLFARLLAGSVTLSLFIYAFVNMGMVSGMLPVVGVPLPFISYGGTAMVTLGLGLGILMSVAKAKQLVQS from the coding sequence ATGTCCACCGTCATCCACAAACCCAGCCCATTTCAGCGCCTGATGCCTTTGCTCAAAGGATTTGATGGTCCCTTGGCGTTTGGCATTTTCTTGTTGGCGTGTGCGGGTTTGTTGACCATGTATTCGTCAGGTTTTGCCAACGGTGCGCGCTTTTTTGACCATGGCCGCAACATGCTGATTGCCGGTTTCATCATGTTTGTGGTGGCCCAAATTCCGCCACAGCGTTTGATGGCGTTTGCGGTTCCGCTCTACACCGTGGGCGTGGCTCTGCTGGTGGCGGTGGCGCTGTTTGGCTTGACCAAAAAGGGCGCACGGCGCTGGCTCAATGTGGGCGTGGTCATTCAGCCCAGCGAGATCATGAAAATTGCGATGCCGCTGATGCTGGCCTGGTGGTTTCAAAAGCGCGAAGGTCAGTTGCGCCCACTCGACTTTTTGGTGGCGGGATTGCTGCTGATCGTGCCTGTGGCCCTGATCGTGCGTCAGCCTGATTTGGGAACTGCCATTTTGGTGTTGTCTGCTGGCATGGCCGTGATTTTCTTTGCAGGTTTGAGCTGGTGGCTGATCGTGCCGCCCATCCTCATGGGGGTGGTGGGCGTGGGCTTGGTGGTGTTCTTTGAACCCACCTTGTGCGCTGATGGTTTCCGTTGGCCCATCCTGCATGACTACCAGCAACAACGTATTTGTACCTTGCTAGACCCGTCGCGAGACCCCTTGGGTAAAGGATTTCACATCATCCAAGGCATGATTGCCATTGGTTCTGGCGGCTTCTGGGGCAAAGGCTTCATGCAAGGCACCCAAACCCATTTGGACTTCATCCCAGAGCGCACCACTGACTTTGTGTTTGCTGCGTTTGGTGAAGAGTTTGGCTTGATCGGCAACTTGATGCTGATCGCTGCCTTCATCTTTTTGATTCTGCGCGGCTTGGCCATTGCGGTGGAAGGCCCCACCTTGTTTGCCCGTTTGTTGGCCGGTAGCGTGACCTTGAGCCTCTTTATCTACGCGTTTGTGAATATGGGCATGGTCAGCGGCATGCTGCCTGTGGTGGGTGTGCCATTGCCCTTCATCAGCTACGGCGGCACCGCCATGGTGACGCTGGGGTTGGGCTTAGGGATATTGATGTCGGTGGCCAAGGCCAAACAGTTGGTGCAGTCATAA
- the tldD gene encoding metalloprotease TldD — translation MISREPTLERLAIARQLLLEPFGLDETDLAKTLAEIKAHKVDEADLYFQYTRAEGWSLEEGIVKTGSFSIDQGVGVRAVSGEKTAFAYSDDISKASLMDAARTVRTIGAAAKGGRVKVPTRKVASSRSLYGGLDPISSLNSTEKVELLGRVEQMARAKDPRIIQVMAGLASEYDVVMVVRADGTLAADVRPLVRLSVTVIAEQNGRREVGSAGGGGRFGLDHFDDALAQSYVDEAVQLALTNLDARPAPAGEMSVVLGPGWPGILLHEAIGHGLEGDFNRKGSSAFSGRIGQRVAAKGVTVLDDGTIPDRRGSLNVDDEGNPSQRNVLIEDGILKGYIQDSMNARLMGVKPTGNGRRESYAHVPMPRMTNTYMLGGDKSPEEIVSSLKKGLYAVNFGGGQVDITSGKFVFSTSQAFWVENGKIQYPVKGATLVGNGPDALTRVSLIGNDMKLDPGVGTCGKEGQSVPVGVGQPTLRIDGLTVGGTA, via the coding sequence ATGATTTCACGCGAACCTACCCTTGAGCGATTGGCCATTGCCCGTCAACTGTTGTTAGAGCCTTTCGGTTTGGACGAAACCGACTTGGCCAAAACATTGGCCGAAATCAAAGCGCACAAGGTCGACGAAGCCGATTTGTACTTTCAATACACCCGTGCCGAAGGCTGGAGTTTGGAAGAGGGCATTGTCAAGACAGGTTCTTTCAGCATCGACCAAGGCGTAGGCGTGCGCGCCGTGAGCGGCGAAAAAACGGCTTTTGCTTATTCCGACGATATTTCCAAAGCCTCCTTGATGGACGCAGCACGCACCGTGCGCACGATTGGCGCCGCGGCCAAAGGTGGCCGTGTCAAAGTGCCCACGCGCAAGGTGGCGTCTAGCCGTTCTTTGTATGGTGGCTTGGACCCGATTTCTTCGCTCAACAGCACTGAAAAAGTTGAACTGTTGGGCCGCGTTGAACAAATGGCCCGCGCCAAAGACCCACGCATCATTCAAGTCATGGCTGGTTTGGCTAGCGAGTACGACGTGGTGATGGTGGTGCGTGCCGATGGCACCTTGGCCGCTGATGTGCGCCCCCTCGTGCGCCTGAGCGTGACCGTGATTGCTGAACAAAATGGCCGTCGCGAAGTGGGCTCCGCTGGTGGCGGTGGCCGCTTTGGTTTAGACCATTTCGATGATGCGCTGGCGCAAAGCTATGTAGACGAAGCCGTGCAACTCGCACTCACCAACCTCGATGCGCGCCCAGCCCCTGCGGGCGAGATGAGCGTGGTGTTGGGCCCAGGTTGGCCCGGCATCTTGTTGCACGAAGCGATTGGCCACGGCTTGGAAGGCGACTTCAACCGCAAAGGCTCAAGCGCATTCAGCGGCCGCATTGGCCAACGCGTGGCCGCCAAAGGCGTGACCGTGTTGGATGACGGCACCATTCCTGACCGTCGTGGCTCACTCAATGTGGACGACGAAGGCAACCCCAGCCAACGCAATGTGTTGATTGAGGATGGCATCTTGAAGGGCTACATCCAAGACAGCATGAATGCCCGCTTGATGGGTGTAAAGCCCACAGGCAATGGCCGTCGCGAAAGCTACGCGCACGTGCCCATGCCACGTATGACCAACACGTATATGTTGGGCGGCGACAAATCACCCGAAGAAATTGTGTCGAGCTTGAAGAAGGGCTTGTACGCCGTGAACTTCGGCGGTGGTCAAGTGGACATCACCTCGGGCAAATTTGTGTTCTCGACCAGCCAAGCGTTTTGGGTGGAGAACGGCAAGATTCAATACCCCGTCAAAGGTGCGACCTTGGTGGGCAACGGACCCGATGCTTTGACGCGTGTGAGCTTGATTGGCAACGACATGAAGCTCGACCCCGGTGTCGGTACGTGCGGCAAAGAAGGCCAAAGCGTGCCTGTGGGTGTGGGTCAACCGACTTTGCGTATTGATGGTTTGACTGTGGGTGGAACGGCATAA